The following proteins come from a genomic window of Paenibacillus swuensis:
- a CDS encoding IucA/IucC family C-terminal-domain containing protein: MIATEMDFSLTEKYFNLTSNDVGGALIACPAEELLHGVRMDELLRIGKEQLSAFGLDLPASFLGLAVYGLCGSTQIHMAQSQVIPDLSLGNLTFHIKVDNGYPTVLFRMNSVRGEALPEEPEARERAVIRAFEKLTEQTLRPLAEAIAWRAGVKPSLIWNQFGSRAAFLKDYMPGHDSRCFVMEAFNRDDAALKTISAEWFGLRRNPFDFEPEYFDHPSHPDKPVMVRSGCCFYYRKEGGVKCYSCPALTEADRAKLLSS, from the coding sequence TTGATCGCGACTGAGATGGATTTTAGCCTGACCGAAAAATATTTCAATCTAACTTCCAACGATGTCGGGGGAGCACTGATCGCTTGTCCGGCCGAGGAATTGCTGCATGGCGTGCGTATGGATGAATTGCTGCGGATCGGGAAGGAACAGTTGAGCGCGTTCGGACTCGATTTGCCTGCCTCCTTTCTCGGCCTCGCCGTGTATGGACTCTGCGGCTCGACGCAAATTCACATGGCTCAGAGTCAGGTGATACCGGACCTGTCGCTTGGAAATTTGACGTTTCATATCAAAGTGGATAACGGCTATCCTACGGTGTTATTTCGCATGAACTCCGTTCGGGGTGAGGCTTTGCCTGAAGAACCCGAAGCGAGGGAGCGTGCGGTGATTCGGGCGTTCGAGAAGCTGACGGAGCAAACGCTTCGTCCCTTGGCGGAGGCCATCGCGTGGCGCGCTGGCGTGAAACCGAGCTTGATCTGGAATCAGTTCGGTTCGCGTGCCGCTTTTTTAAAGGATTATATGCCTGGACATGATTCCCGCTGCTTTGTGATGGAGGCGTTCAATCGGGATGATGCCGCGCTTAAGACGATATCTGCCGAGTGGTTCGGTTTGCGTCGAAACCCGTTTGATTTTGAACCCGAGTATTTCGATCATCCGTCGCATCCTGACAAACCGGTCATGGTGCGCTCCGGTTGTTGCTTTTATTACCGCAAGGAAGGCGGCGTGAAATGCTACTCTTGTCCAGCCTTAACCGAGGCGGATCGGGCAAAGCTGCTGTCTTCTTGA
- a CDS encoding ABC transporter ATP-binding protein, whose translation MNRLFAKQLHIGYGDKTIVRDLDLSIPEGKITALVGANGSGKSTLLKAMARLLKPQQGGVYLDGKSIFTMPTKEVAKQIAILPQHPVAPEGLTVKELISYGRFPHQSGFGSLTKQDLEIVQWAIQVTGLTEFAERPIEQMSGGQRQRAWIAMSLAQGTDMLFLDEPTTFLDMAHQLEVLQLLEKLNQEEGRTIVMVVHDLNHASQFADHLVAIKSGEIVCEGHPQEIVNQEMLRNVFGVEADIVQDPRTGMPLCIPYGLAGGATRMKAKPQQINVERKAAAAVSV comes from the coding sequence GTGAACCGATTATTCGCGAAACAATTACATATAGGATACGGCGACAAAACCATCGTGCGCGATCTGGATCTGTCTATTCCGGAAGGAAAGATTACCGCATTGGTCGGCGCGAACGGTTCCGGTAAATCCACGCTCCTTAAAGCGATGGCGCGCTTGTTGAAACCGCAGCAGGGCGGTGTGTACCTGGACGGAAAGTCCATTTTTACCATGCCCACGAAGGAAGTGGCGAAGCAGATCGCGATATTGCCGCAGCATCCGGTGGCGCCTGAAGGGTTGACGGTCAAGGAATTGATCTCCTACGGCCGGTTTCCGCATCAAAGCGGTTTCGGTTCCTTAACGAAGCAGGACCTGGAAATTGTGCAATGGGCCATCCAAGTAACGGGTTTGACCGAGTTCGCGGAGCGTCCGATTGAACAAATGTCCGGCGGACAACGCCAGCGCGCCTGGATCGCGATGTCACTGGCGCAAGGAACCGATATGCTGTTTCTGGACGAACCGACCACGTTCCTGGATATGGCTCATCAACTCGAAGTGCTGCAGCTGCTTGAGAAGTTGAATCAGGAAGAAGGGCGCACCATCGTAATGGTCGTTCATGATCTTAACCATGCTTCCCAATTCGCGGACCATCTGGTAGCGATTAAATCTGGGGAAATTGTGTGTGAAGGTCATCCTCAAGAAATCGTGAATCAAGAGATGCTTCGTAATGTATTCGGTGTGGAAGCCGATATTGTGCAAGATCCGCGTACGGGCATGCCGCTTTGCATTCCCTACGGTTTAGCGGGCGGTGCAACCAGAATGAAGGCGAAACCGCAACAAATCAATGTTGAACGTAAGGCGGCCGCGGCGGTCAGTGTCTAA
- a CDS encoding ABC transporter substrate-binding protein has translation MLRYFAGKNVMLMVMLSVMLGLTACGGNTANTANTSGTTNESNAGNANTGNAQVSEEVKRIKHPLGTTEIKGIPQRIVVLEWSYVEDLLALGVKPVGVADIENYKVWVNVKSGELAEATDVGTRQEPNLETIMSLKPDLIITDDFRVAQSYDKLSEIAPTLVFAPYSEEAAKDQYADMENAFRTLADIVGKTAEAEQVLDDVQKTYDEAKTKLEAAGKAGQEIVLSQAWSNQNAAAMRLFTDNSYAVKIMEKIGLKNGWKSDKLESYGFSDATVESLTKVKQANFLYVVQDDDNVFETKLKDNAVWKGLDFVKENRAYALGGDTWLFGGPLTAQLLAERAVNLLTK, from the coding sequence ATGTTGCGCTATTTTGCAGGAAAAAATGTAATGTTGATGGTGATGCTGTCGGTGATGTTGGGACTGACGGCTTGCGGCGGAAATACAGCGAATACAGCGAATACCTCGGGTACAACCAATGAAAGTAATGCGGGTAATGCAAATACAGGCAATGCACAGGTCAGTGAAGAAGTGAAACGCATCAAGCATCCGCTGGGTACAACCGAAATTAAGGGAATTCCGCAACGAATCGTCGTGCTCGAATGGTCCTATGTGGAAGATTTGCTGGCGTTGGGCGTGAAACCGGTGGGTGTTGCCGATATTGAGAATTATAAAGTGTGGGTGAATGTGAAGAGCGGTGAGCTGGCGGAAGCCACGGATGTCGGAACGCGTCAGGAGCCCAATCTGGAAACGATTATGAGCTTGAAGCCGGATCTGATCATTACAGATGATTTCCGTGTGGCTCAATCTTATGATAAATTAAGCGAAATCGCGCCTACCCTGGTGTTTGCGCCATATTCCGAGGAAGCGGCGAAAGATCAATATGCGGACATGGAGAACGCGTTCCGGACTTTGGCGGATATCGTAGGGAAAACAGCGGAAGCGGAACAAGTGTTAGACGATGTGCAAAAGACATATGACGAGGCCAAAACCAAGCTGGAAGCCGCGGGCAAAGCGGGTCAGGAGATCGTGCTGTCACAGGCGTGGTCGAATCAAAATGCTGCGGCCATGCGTTTATTCACAGATAACTCTTACGCGGTGAAAATCATGGAAAAGATTGGTCTGAAGAACGGCTGGAAGTCCGATAAGCTGGAATCTTACGGGTTTTCAGACGCCACCGTGGAATCTTTGACCAAGGTTAAGCAAGCCAACTTCCTGTACGTTGTGCAGGATGACGATAATGTGTTTGAGACGAAGCTGAAGGATAACGCGGTGTGGAAGGGGCTCGACTTCGTCAAGGAGAACCGGGCGTATGCGCTCGGAGGAGACACATGGCTGTTCGGGGGGCCGCTGACGGCTCAGTTGTTGGCTGAACGCGCTGTAAATCTGTTGACGAAATAA
- a CDS encoding iron ABC transporter permease encodes MAALLFASLTQGEADITLQTVTDAIVAPTDDPDQVLIRGIRLPRAVMAMLAGAALAAAGVLLQTVTRNPLASAGTFGINAGAYFAVVAATVFMPAAISRMPLLMALIGGAGAAIMAYFMAGGVKATPVRMALAGMIVALVLSSFTSAIQLLFEESTNGLFLWGSGSVVQNDWHGVLYSLPWIAGGLLVILLFARRLDVLGLGDETARALGQQVGFTRFAALAIAILLASVTVSVVGPIGFIGLMAPHLMRLTGYRRHLSLLLSSALWGAIILVGADTVARLFASVIGELPAGAVTALIGGPWLVWLAVRGTQAVRTTEATSSMSVGVAARKLPFALLASGLTALLAAVCLAALSIGSLRIAPGEVLAALAGGGEELTRNILFDMRLPRLLVAAVAGAGLAVSGVLLQATVRNPLADPSVVGVTSGAGVGALLLMLLWPAAPPWLLPATAFVGAVAAGAIVYGLAWRRGMSPTVLTLVGIAVTAVGSAIIQFLVIRSGMGAAPALAWLAGSIYARGWSDLALLAMPFAVLIPYAWRLGRSADLLAFGDHTALGLGLRLTRTRLIAALTGVALAAAVVATVGTVGFIGLLAPHMARMLAGHHQRRLTVLSALLGAVLLVSADLIGRVVIAPKEVPAGLVVALVGTPYLLALMVRSAK; translated from the coding sequence TTGGCGGCGCTGCTGTTCGCCAGTCTGACGCAAGGGGAAGCGGATATTACGCTTCAGACCGTGACGGACGCGATTGTGGCTCCGACGGACGACCCGGATCAGGTGCTGATTCGCGGGATTCGGCTGCCCCGCGCCGTGATGGCGATGCTGGCCGGCGCGGCTTTGGCTGCCGCGGGCGTGCTGCTTCAGACCGTCACCCGCAATCCGCTGGCTTCGGCGGGGACGTTCGGCATCAACGCCGGCGCGTACTTTGCGGTGGTGGCGGCGACGGTGTTTATGCCTGCGGCGATTTCGCGGATGCCGCTGCTGATGGCATTGATTGGCGGCGCCGGCGCGGCGATCATGGCCTACTTCATGGCAGGCGGAGTTAAAGCCACACCGGTGCGCATGGCCTTGGCCGGCATGATTGTCGCGCTGGTGCTGTCTTCTTTCACCAGCGCGATTCAGCTCCTGTTCGAGGAATCCACGAACGGACTGTTTCTGTGGGGCTCCGGCTCGGTGGTGCAGAACGACTGGCACGGCGTTCTTTACAGCCTGCCCTGGATCGCGGGCGGACTGCTTGTGATCCTGTTGTTTGCCAGACGGCTGGATGTGCTCGGCTTGGGCGATGAAACCGCCCGGGCTTTGGGACAGCAGGTCGGGTTTACACGGTTTGCGGCGCTCGCCATTGCGATTCTGCTCGCATCGGTGACGGTCAGCGTAGTCGGTCCGATCGGCTTTATCGGACTGATGGCGCCGCATCTGATGCGTCTGACCGGGTACAGACGGCATCTGAGTTTGTTGTTATCAAGCGCGCTGTGGGGCGCGATTATTCTTGTGGGCGCGGACACGGTGGCGCGGCTGTTCGCGAGCGTGATCGGCGAGCTGCCCGCGGGCGCCGTGACGGCGCTCATCGGCGGGCCGTGGCTCGTGTGGCTGGCGGTGCGCGGCACCCAAGCGGTGCGGACGACGGAAGCGACGTCGTCCATGAGCGTGGGCGTCGCCGCGCGCAAGCTGCCGTTCGCGCTGCTCGCGAGCGGGCTCACCGCCTTGCTGGCGGCGGTGTGTTTGGCTGCGCTGAGCATCGGCAGCCTGCGTATTGCGCCGGGCGAGGTGCTGGCCGCACTGGCCGGCGGCGGGGAAGAGCTGACGCGGAACATCCTGTTCGACATGCGTCTGCCGCGTCTGCTCGTCGCCGCTGTGGCCGGCGCGGGGCTCGCCGTTTCCGGCGTGCTCCTGCAAGCGACAGTGCGAAACCCGCTCGCGGACCCGTCCGTGGTCGGGGTTACCTCGGGCGCCGGGGTTGGCGCGTTGCTGTTGATGTTGCTATGGCCAGCGGCGCCTCCGTGGTTGTTGCCGGCAACGGCCTTTGTGGGAGCTGTCGCAGCCGGAGCCATTGTGTACGGCCTGGCTTGGCGCCGCGGAATGAGTCCGACCGTGCTGACATTGGTTGGTATTGCCGTCACGGCCGTCGGTTCCGCCATCATCCAGTTCCTGGTGATTCGCTCCGGCATGGGCGCGGCACCTGCGCTGGCTTGGCTTGCCGGCAGCATCTACGCACGCGGCTGGAGCGATCTTGCGCTGCTGGCGATGCCGTTCGCCGTGCTCATCCCCTACGCGTGGCGGCTCGGCCGCAGCGCCGATTTGCTCGCCTTCGGCGACCACACGGCGCTCGGCCTCGGCCTGCGCTTGACGCGCACGCGCCTAATCGCTGCGCTCACAGGCGTCGCGCTGGCGGCCGCTGTAGTAGCCACCGTCGGCACGGTGGGCTTCATCGGCCTGCTTGCTCCGCATATGGCCCGCATGCTGGCGGGCCACCATCAGCGGCGGCTGACGGTGTTGTCGGCGTTGCTGGGCGCGGTGTTGCTCGTGTCGGCCGATCTGATCGGCCGCGTCGTCATTGCGCCGAAGGAGGTGCCGGCGGGGCTGGTGGTGGCCCTCGTCGGCACGCCGTATCTGCTGGCGCTGATGGTGCGCAGCGCCAAATAA
- a CDS encoding bifunctional 4-hydroxy-2-oxoglutarate aldolase/2-dehydro-3-deoxy-phosphogluconate aldolase, with translation MKTTDCFELVQKSKLIAILRGVEDSKADQVVDALERGGITIIEATMNTEGATGMISRWRERYEGRLLIGAGTVLDVEMAREAIDAGSQFLISPNFDPEVVAYATKRGIDVYPGVMTPTEIVAAWKSGVKAVKVFPSGSLGLNYIKEIRAPLDRIPMIATGGVNLQNIGDFLAAGVCAIGLGGSLASKQVVSEGRFDEIEKTARAFVNAVESFTAASVK, from the coding sequence ATGAAGACTACAGATTGTTTCGAACTTGTACAGAAGTCCAAATTAATTGCGATCCTGCGAGGCGTGGAGGATAGCAAAGCCGATCAAGTGGTGGATGCTTTGGAGCGAGGCGGTATCACCATTATCGAAGCCACGATGAATACCGAGGGCGCAACCGGCATGATTTCCCGCTGGCGTGAACGCTATGAAGGCCGCTTGCTGATCGGCGCAGGAACCGTGTTGGATGTGGAAATGGCTCGGGAAGCCATTGATGCCGGCTCGCAGTTTCTGATCTCTCCAAACTTTGATCCGGAAGTTGTTGCTTACGCGACGAAACGCGGAATCGATGTGTATCCCGGCGTGATGACGCCGACTGAGATTGTGGCGGCATGGAAATCCGGCGTTAAAGCGGTTAAAGTATTCCCATCCGGTTCCCTCGGACTTAACTATATTAAAGAAATTCGCGCGCCTTTGGATCGGATTCCGATGATTGCGACCGGCGGTGTGAACTTGCAGAACATTGGTGATTTCCTGGCGGCAGGTGTCTGCGCAATCGGCCTTGGCGGTTCGTTGGCGAGCAAGCAAGTGGTAAGCGAAGGCCGTTTTGATGAAATCGAAAAAACGGCACGGGCGTTTGTGAACGCGGTAGAATCGTTTACGGCAGCTTCCGTAAAATAA
- a CDS encoding methyl-accepting chemotaxis protein codes for MDATQLQLRNQLMIKLLWGALALGILANLTAKVTLIALLGFTVPFTALFTVFVWKRIMSKWIMYFIAAELLVITAILNFSSSGGYTSYFMMYFSLALIALYHNFRPILLTAAGAVVMTNLLPLFIADFQNIDIVSTNLLLVLTAVALITQSRIGETMMKDVQTNHIETLANKEKVDTILAQLKENVNTLVIYSNGLQQNAKAAGQITGEFTMAFNEIARGIESQTSSVSDVSDALSTIDHSIVIVTDNSQSMKQLSVETADLTRGGTEQSNNMATEIQKIESIINMNVDVMEQLYNQSNSIGSILSSIREITNQTNLLSLNAAIEAARAGEHGRGFAVVSGEIQKLANNAQQATNEIGTILGDIQKLTAHATEQIRIGQTAAQSGTREVSKTVELFSAISENTENLSEKSTIVDEMNMKLKVSSENIVNVITTVSSVTQETAASVEQLLASAEEQNMRVTAIIDDIEGLGRLTKELEALASRA; via the coding sequence ATGGACGCAACGCAGCTTCAACTACGGAATCAACTGATGATCAAATTACTATGGGGCGCGCTGGCTTTGGGCATATTGGCCAATCTGACTGCTAAGGTTACCTTGATTGCTTTACTGGGTTTTACGGTACCTTTCACAGCCTTGTTCACCGTCTTTGTTTGGAAGCGAATTATGTCGAAATGGATCATGTATTTCATCGCTGCAGAGCTTTTGGTCATCACCGCCATCCTCAACTTCTCATCTTCCGGCGGGTACACCTCGTACTTCATGATGTACTTCAGTTTGGCTCTGATTGCGCTGTATCATAACTTCAGACCTATTTTGCTTACCGCCGCCGGCGCTGTGGTCATGACGAATTTATTGCCTCTGTTCATAGCGGATTTTCAAAATATAGATATCGTGTCCACCAATTTACTGCTCGTCCTAACAGCGGTTGCCTTGATTACCCAGAGCCGCATCGGCGAAACGATGATGAAAGATGTGCAAACCAACCATATTGAAACATTGGCCAACAAAGAAAAAGTCGACACCATTCTGGCTCAGTTGAAGGAAAATGTAAACACGTTGGTCATCTATAGTAATGGTCTTCAGCAGAACGCGAAAGCGGCGGGCCAGATCACCGGTGAATTTACGATGGCATTCAATGAAATAGCCCGGGGAATCGAGTCCCAGACGTCGAGCGTGTCCGATGTCAGCGATGCTTTGTCAACCATTGATCACTCCATCGTCATCGTAACGGACAATTCCCAGTCCATGAAACAGCTCTCCGTAGAAACGGCAGACTTGACCCGAGGCGGTACGGAGCAATCCAACAATATGGCAACGGAAATTCAAAAAATCGAATCCATCATCAATATGAACGTGGATGTCATGGAACAATTGTATAACCAAAGTAACAGCATAGGCTCGATTCTCTCCTCGATCCGTGAAATTACGAACCAAACCAATTTGCTTTCACTGAATGCCGCCATTGAAGCCGCACGGGCGGGTGAGCACGGACGCGGATTCGCCGTCGTTTCCGGAGAAATTCAGAAGCTGGCCAACAATGCGCAACAAGCTACGAACGAGATTGGGACGATTCTGGGTGACATTCAGAAATTAACGGCTCATGCCACAGAACAAATCCGAATCGGTCAAACCGCCGCTCAATCCGGAACGCGTGAAGTTTCGAAGACCGTGGAACTCTTCAGCGCGATCTCTGAGAACACGGAAAATTTGTCCGAGAAGTCGACCATTGTGGATGAGATGAATATGAAGTTGAAGGTTTCGTCCGAAAATATTGTGAATGTGATCACCACTGTATCCAGCGTGACCCAGGAAACAGCCGCTTCGGTGGAACAGCTTCTCGCCAGCGCCGAGGAACAGAACATGCGCGTGACCGCCATCATCGACGATATCGAGGGACTCGGCCGGTTAACGAAGGAGCTGGAGGCTTTGGCTTCGCGGGCTTAG
- a CDS encoding amino acid permease: protein MEQQQQLRRGLKARHMMMISLGGSIGTGLFLASGGAISTAGPGGALLAYLLIGIMVYFLMTSLGEMATYLPVPGSFSTYATRFVDPSFGFAIGWNYWYNWAITIAAELSAATLIMKYWFPDSSSLLWSGLFLAIMLAFNLLSVRGFGESEYWFAMIKIATVIIFIVIGILMIVGIWNGEARGFSQFTAGDAPFPGGFLTILGVFMAAGFSFQGTELLGIAAGESEDPRRNVPRAIRSVFWRILLFYVLAIAVIGLLIPFNDPNIANSDISQSPFTVIFEKAGLSIAASVMNAVILTSVLSAGNSGMYASARMIWVLAKEGKAPKFLAKLDSRGIPVAAVLVTAAVGLLSFFASFYGDGQVYLWLLNASGMSGFIAWLGIAISHYRFRRAFVAQGRSVSELPYRSLWFPFGTILAASMCILVIAGQAIGAFSDGSIDWKYLMASYIGIPLFLVFWLGYKFKHRTKVWSLKEVDLSTEH, encoded by the coding sequence ATGGAGCAGCAACAGCAACTTAGAAGAGGCTTGAAAGCAAGGCATATGATGATGATTTCCCTTGGCGGATCAATCGGGACTGGACTGTTTCTGGCCAGCGGCGGCGCGATTTCGACAGCAGGGCCGGGCGGAGCGCTGTTGGCATACTTGTTGATTGGTATTATGGTTTATTTTCTCATGACCAGCTTGGGCGAAATGGCTACGTACTTGCCGGTTCCGGGTTCTTTTTCCACCTATGCGACTAGATTCGTAGATCCTTCCTTCGGTTTTGCGATAGGGTGGAATTATTGGTATAACTGGGCGATCACGATTGCGGCAGAGCTTTCGGCGGCCACTTTGATTATGAAATATTGGTTCCCGGACAGTTCCTCATTGTTATGGAGCGGACTTTTCCTGGCGATTATGCTGGCGTTTAACCTGCTTTCCGTTCGGGGCTTCGGGGAGAGCGAATATTGGTTTGCGATGATCAAAATAGCTACAGTCATCATCTTTATCGTCATCGGCATTCTGATGATTGTTGGGATTTGGAATGGCGAGGCCAGAGGTTTCAGCCAATTTACCGCAGGTGATGCGCCGTTTCCGGGCGGGTTCCTGACCATTCTGGGTGTGTTCATGGCGGCGGGGTTTTCGTTCCAGGGTACCGAACTCCTTGGTATTGCAGCAGGAGAGAGCGAGGATCCTCGCCGTAACGTGCCGCGGGCGATTCGTTCCGTGTTCTGGCGTATCCTATTATTCTATGTGCTGGCGATTGCGGTGATCGGTTTGCTGATTCCTTTCAATGATCCGAATATTGCGAACAGCGATATTTCACAGAGTCCGTTCACGGTTATTTTTGAAAAAGCGGGCTTAAGTATCGCCGCCTCCGTCATGAACGCCGTTATTCTGACATCGGTGTTGTCGGCGGGGAATTCCGGGATGTACGCTTCTGCTCGGATGATCTGGGTACTTGCCAAAGAAGGCAAAGCGCCGAAGTTTCTCGCGAAGCTCGACAGCCGCGGCATTCCGGTAGCTGCGGTATTGGTTACCGCCGCGGTAGGCTTGCTTTCATTCTTCGCTTCCTTCTATGGCGACGGACAGGTTTATCTTTGGCTTTTGAACGCATCCGGTATGAGCGGCTTCATTGCTTGGTTGGGCATTGCAATCAGCCACTATCGATTCCGGCGGGCTTTTGTAGCTCAGGGTCGTTCGGTTTCGGAGTTGCCTTACCGCTCCTTGTGGTTCCCGTTTGGCACCATTTTGGCGGCTTCCATGTGTATATTGGTCATTGCGGGTCAGGCGATCGGCGCGTTCTCGGACGGCAGCATCGATTGGAAATATCTGATGGCTTCGTATATCGGAATTCCGTTGTTCCTGGTGTTCTGGTTGGGGTACAAGTTTAAACATCGTACGAAAGTATGGAGTCTGAAGGAAGTTGATTTGAGCACGGAGCATTAA
- a CDS encoding sigma-70 family RNA polymerase sigma factor → MSFDYLQSITAGLDRNAALHDLMTEFGSDVWNYIYFLTRYKETADDLAQEVFIKVYEKMYTFRGHSSVKTWILSITRNTVHDYRRSAWFRRVMLSSGFMTAQQETAPSAEQDYMKHALREETWEVVLELPIKLREVLLLYAHHQLPMQQIGDLLGISQGTVKSRLSRARAKVNQHMRVHEGADERMAQHEET, encoded by the coding sequence TTGAGCTTTGATTACTTACAATCGATAACGGCTGGCTTGGACCGGAATGCGGCGCTGCATGATCTCATGACTGAGTTCGGGAGCGATGTGTGGAATTATATTTATTTCCTGACCCGATACAAGGAAACCGCCGATGACCTGGCCCAAGAGGTGTTCATTAAGGTATACGAAAAAATGTACACGTTTCGCGGTCATTCCAGTGTGAAGACATGGATCCTGTCGATCACACGGAATACGGTTCATGATTACCGGCGATCCGCCTGGTTCCGCAGAGTCATGCTTTCTTCCGGGTTCATGACGGCGCAGCAGGAAACAGCGCCATCGGCGGAGCAGGATTACATGAAGCACGCGCTGAGAGAAGAAACTTGGGAAGTCGTGTTAGAGCTGCCGATTAAACTTCGCGAAGTCCTGCTTCTGTATGCGCATCATCAGTTACCGATGCAACAGATCGGGGACCTGCTCGGCATCTCCCAAGGGACTGTAAAGTCTCGGCTGTCCAGAGCGAGAGCGAAGGTCAATCAACACATGCGCGTTCACGAAGGCGCGGACGAAAGGATGGCCCAGCATGAAGAAACCTGA
- a CDS encoding ABC transporter substrate-binding protein: MKKPDSFDWEAKLTGSPLNNAGFNKELMRKVRERVEMNEHTSRKRSWKTAVVSSVAAVILFVGSVTLWAAPGLWEDTRTAFTSLFQKEKTPDKPLPQLDPEKEYTLKFSHFNGDNFLMMQEGQSFIIRHPNMNLQVTQPRDFSKQEDISTWLDKTAPDVITIYSTEEFTKLIEDNRLLPLDTYAKRDGFALGEEAYEAGPMQLLREYGNGTLYGLAPQFETYAVYYNEELFKKFGVDLPTDNMTWDELLALADRFAGLKDGAQTIYGLEGSRNGMFDLIQQIGMTNNLRMGDLEKGKAYMNTAEWRVIWERVLAAYERGTVHTPEFFDTSKSYTYTKLLKKDAFASGYAAMKMERSSYVSGLLEYTQKENKSLKWNAVSAPVYAANPEESTFYSFNAIYAINANSQNPRAAWELIKHLNSKEVAQSHSYTYEFKLPTRSDVKWKQENVRRESFYTLRPSIGKMDLIQSHFPLYSLIKQASIQADLAAQGKKSLDDALTDVQQEAQHTIAELKAKNEDANTGKGADSEDE, from the coding sequence ATGAAGAAACCTGATTCGTTCGATTGGGAAGCGAAGCTGACCGGTTCACCTCTGAATAACGCCGGCTTCAATAAGGAGCTTATGCGTAAAGTGAGGGAGCGTGTGGAAATGAATGAACACACATCACGGAAACGCAGCTGGAAAACAGCTGTTGTATCTTCGGTTGCGGCCGTTATTCTTTTTGTCGGGAGTGTGACTTTATGGGCTGCACCGGGGTTATGGGAGGACACGAGGACGGCTTTTACCAGTTTATTTCAAAAAGAGAAAACACCGGACAAGCCTTTGCCGCAGCTAGATCCGGAGAAAGAATACACTTTGAAATTCAGTCACTTTAACGGAGATAACTTTCTGATGATGCAAGAAGGCCAGAGCTTTATCATCCGTCATCCGAACATGAATCTTCAGGTAACTCAACCGCGTGACTTTAGTAAGCAAGAGGACATAAGCACATGGCTGGATAAGACAGCTCCTGATGTTATAACCATATACTCTACAGAGGAATTCACAAAGCTGATTGAAGACAACCGACTACTCCCGTTGGATACCTACGCTAAACGAGACGGATTCGCGCTGGGGGAAGAAGCTTATGAGGCTGGACCAATGCAGCTGCTGAGAGAATACGGAAACGGAACTCTTTACGGGCTGGCCCCGCAATTTGAAACCTATGCTGTCTATTACAACGAAGAACTGTTTAAGAAGTTTGGCGTGGATCTGCCGACGGACAACATGACTTGGGATGAACTGCTTGCGCTTGCAGACCGCTTTGCCGGATTAAAAGATGGTGCTCAAACCATCTATGGTCTGGAGGGTAGCCGGAACGGCATGTTTGACCTGATTCAACAGATCGGAATGACGAACAACTTGCGTATGGGCGACTTGGAGAAGGGCAAAGCCTACATGAATACAGCGGAATGGCGTGTCATTTGGGAGCGGGTGCTTGCGGCATATGAGCGAGGAACTGTGCATACACCGGAATTTTTTGATACCTCGAAATCGTACACATATACCAAATTGTTGAAAAAGGATGCGTTCGCCAGCGGTTATGCCGCAATGAAAATGGAACGAAGCTCTTATGTGAGCGGTCTGCTGGAGTACACGCAAAAAGAGAATAAATCCCTGAAATGGAACGCGGTCAGTGCACCGGTCTATGCTGCAAACCCGGAGGAGTCTACCTTTTATTCATTCAACGCCATTTATGCCATAAATGCGAATTCTCAAAATCCAAGAGCAGCCTGGGAGTTGATCAAGCATCTTAACAGTAAGGAGGTTGCACAGTCTCATTCTTATACATATGAATTCAAACTTCCAACCCGTTCGGATGTAAAGTGGAAGCAAGAGAATGTAAGACGGGAATCGTTCTATACACTCAGACCTTCCATAGGGAAAATGGATCTAATACAAAGTCATTTTCCTCTATATAGTTTAATAAAACAGGCTTCCATACAGGCGGATCTGGCGGCACAAGGCAAGAAATCTTTGGATGACGCGCTTACTGATGTGCAACAGGAGGCTCAACACACGATAGCCGAATTAAAAGCAAAGAACGAGGATGCCAACACCGGGAAAGGAGCAGATTCCGAAGATGAATAA